The genomic region CACAATCTAGATGATTTATTTGAgtgatatttaaaatatttttctataGTATTTTATCAGATCATCACTATATTTATTGATATCATTGTAGTAGATATGTGCATTTTTATGGTATTTGGCAAGTCTTCTACTTATGACAAATGATAACTTTTCCAAACCTTAAAAACTAGTGTCTTCTAATATCTAGATGAAAGTTTGTCTTCTTCCCTAGGATTCCCTAAATCCTTCCAATACTTCAACAAACCTATGTATACAATCATAATTCTTTAAAATTGATTTCAAATAGACTCCCTTAGAAGGAACTCTTGAAATAAAACCTCCTTGACTATATGGAGAAATATTTAATGATAACTAAGATATGTTTTAAGATCACTTCTTGGTAGCTCCCTTCCAAGGATTATTACAACTAACTTATTGGGTTGATACATAGCTTATTCTGATCAAAatgagacaagaaaacaaagaattcTTATTTGTTCTTAGAAACATGACATATAATAGCCTAAAGGGTATTGCTAACCCTAGCAAACAtagtatttgtattttttttacAAATGGATAACCTAATCTATCAAGGAAATGCTCCCTAGCTAATCTTTGTtcacaataaaataaaattattgtccCTCTTGATTCTTAGAGTACCGTGAGCTTGAAATAACACATTTTCCTATTTCTTCAATGTTCATGCTTTAATACAATTTAACAATGATTGAAGAGCCTAGAAAGTGGTGCTCTCTCAAATTAAGTGGATTCACTAGTCTTTGCGGTACGGTGTTGGATTCCTTACCTCTTTTGTGTTATAGAATCACCATGCTTAGAACATTGATTAACATTTGTCTCTTTTTAATCATCTAGAGCTATATAActattcaaaaaaattattgaaaCTTTCAAAATCTTATAAGATTTTCCTATTCTATGTTGGAAGATTCAAACATAGCTCAAAGAAAATTTTCACTCCCCTTACTTTGACCTTTTAGCTATCTTGGGAGTCATGGCCCTTGTCTCACCCTCACTCCTCTAGATGTCAACTTTTTACAAGTGTAACTTCCTTAAAGAAGTAGCAATTGTAGAATGATGCTAACCTCACCATATTTCCCCTCAAGGTTGTTTATTGATCCCTAATTCCACCTATTATTTCATGGTTTTAGACTCAATAATATATAGAAGTGATCATTTATCAATCTCAAATGGATCAAATTCAGCTCAGTAATTTAACTTCCTTAAAGACTAGCATTTGTAGAATGATGCTAATCTCACCATATTTCCCCACAAGGTTGTTTATTGATCCCTACTTCCACCTATTATTTCATGGTTTTAGACTAAATAATATATAGAAGTGAACATTTCTCAATCTCAAATGGATCAAATTCAGCTTAGTAATTTGGAAATCTAAGGTTAAGGTCAATCTTGACTCATAACCTTCAAGCTTTGAGTTGGCAAACACCTCCAATTTCTTAACTATAGTCCCTTTCTATGTCCCTTTTGCTAAATGGATGAATCCGTCAAAACCTCCTTCAAATTGTATCTCCATGCCCAATTCATTTGATCCAACACATTTACCTCTTTTCCACCCATCTTTAACCAAAAAATGAATAGGAAAGTTGCTATATTATGAATTCCTCTctccaatattttatttttgatactTGGCAAGTGATTGTGCAATTCATTTAGAAAAGTAGGTGATTTGTTATGTTTTCTAATATAATATTCCCTCTAGAAATCAACATTATCTCACTTTACACCAACCTCTCCCTTTAGATGGCGAACCTCACTTGCATATTCTGGGAGACTCTCAAGGTGTATTATTATTGGGCGAAGATTGTAGAACATATTTAAGACTAACTGAAAGTTCTCAACTCTAATAAAAAATCTCTCTCcacaaatattaataatattactAAAGGAGTCCAAGACCCCTCAATACAACACAAGCATGCATATAATGAGAGTCAATTTACCATCTACTTATATAACAAAAATATACATAAGACAATCAacaatataaatgaatatataactgtaattgtaaaatattttaaatGATAGTTAAAATCAATGATCTCTAAATGAGTGTTTCTACATGcttgatattttttatgttttttagcgTTTAATCTCTTAAAATACCTTGTTGTGATCTCAAAGTTgagctttatttatttatttgttaaaaAATGGTAGAGCACAAACAAACAACTAGATCAAACTATTACAAGAACgacaaaaattatataaaatattgatTTGTTTGAGATGTTGAAACATTTCAGTAACTTGTATAGCAAAAATATTCTCGTAAACTATAGTAACTCCCAActaattatttattaaatctatGTCATTAAAATGACTTTACTATAaaataaaaccttaatttttccaacaattgtaatctcaaaattgaactttatttattttttaaaatgatcTCAAATGAAGAATAACATGTTGAAAGCAGATGTACTCTGAgaggaggagggggtgaatcagagtacCAGATAAAACTCACAAAATGGTAACCTGGTttacatttacaaaacaaaatGGTTGTACAAAGATACGAAGCTAGGAAAGCTTGAAATAAATAGTTATCTTGCTGAAACAATTTAAGGACAACTGATATAATAAAATTGAACAGATTGAACAAGATAGAAATAATAGAGCGTAATCTAGAAATGACCACAAATACGACACATCATTTGTGCTGAGTGGAAACCCTCAAGATCCGAATAGATCTCATCATAGGGAGAAAACCACTCCAATCCTTTTATTCATATCAACCCAATACATCCAGTTTAGCAGCCCTGCTGGAAGGAGCTTCAACCCCTCAACCTTACAAAATCAGAAAGAGGTTCATGAAGATACAGTTGCACACGTTTGCAACTATATTTTGATAAACCAATTATTACAAAACTTCTTCAGATTTTCAATATCTTCTTCGCCACAAAATTCTGAACCAATTCAACACACGTCTTCCAAACCTTCTACACATATTTATTTAATATCTATGTACAggtagaagtttttttttttggttactttTTGTAACTCTTAACCAACTTAGTTATTATGAAAAATAGTTCTGGTAACCATCTATTACACACTTCGGTTACATCTTGACCCATATTTAGATTTTCAAGTGAGCAATGTGAAAAACTAATAATTAACCAACAATGAAGTCTTTTGTCATTTGTTAACAATTGAACATTCCCTCAATGCAATCATATAATTATTTGGAATCCGCCCGAAACACTTAACTCAACTTACTTTCCAAGCTTACTCAACCACGGTGCACAGTTAAGTTGCCATGTGAAAGCTAAATAATAAACTCGGTTAAAAACATGTAACATCcacttgtcatcaaggacaaaacattaACAGATGaggtcaacaaactccccctttgtccttgatggcaaaaattATATCCACCTGTTTTTGGCAAAATGCTTGATGCAAATTATTCCAATAACCTCAACCAATGAGATGCCTTTGCCAATAAGTCAAATGCTAGTGCCAAGAAAAGACCTGTACTAATCCTAAAAAAGTTTTCTGTAGTAACCAATCGTACGAGAATACTACCTGTATCATTGaataacaacacaatgccaataccTATCATCAAAGAATCTTAATGCTACCAAATGTTTGTACCATATGCCAAAACATAATACTTGTACCAACTGATTCCAAAATGTGCTGAAGgagatcaaagaatatcaaaacATGTCAAGAGCCAAATATGCTCAATTCAATATGATGCAAATGCCAATATAAAACCCAAATATGCCAATAAGAAATATGTCTGAAAATGAGCCAATGACCAGTGTATCAAATTTCTGAAGGTGACAAAAGTACCAATGGATCTCATCAAACCAAAATGTTCTGAAGGTGCCCAGTGTATCCCAGTATGCAGGAAGACAAAATGCCAAAAATTCTAGCAAAAAGTGTCCAATGTCCAAAAATGTGTCCAGTATGCAAGAATACCTATCAGAAATATGTCCATTATGCAGAAATACCAATGTACCTTTTTGCAGAAATACCAATGTGCAGAAATACCAATGTACCTTTTCCAGTGTACCTGTTCTCcccctttttgtcatcaaggacaaagagGGCCAAAATGGGAGCATGTGTGAAAGCTCCCCCTTGCAATAAAAATTAGATAGTGAGAAAAAATTGAGAGTAAACTCCCAATCGAGCACACAACTGCTCAAATTGTTCTTTTGGTAGAGCTTTAGTAAATATATCCGCTACATGTGCTTGTGAGGATACATGAATCAGCGTGACTTCATTTGGGGAGACTTGTTCACGCAAAAATTGTAACTTAATTGCAATATGCTTGGTGCAAGAATGCATcataggatttttagatatttgaatagcactggtgttgtcacaaaatatagacataGGTTTTGAAATTTTAATAGCCAAATCTGCTAACTGATAGGACATCCATAACATCTGAGTACAACAAGTTGTGGCTGCAATAGTCTCAGATTTAGCAGTTGATAAAGTGACACACTCTTGTTTCTTACTATGCCATGCAACCAAAcgatcaccaagaaagaatgctgcACCACTAGTGTTGCGTTGGTCATCAACACAACCTCCCCAGTTAGCATCAGTATATCcctttaaagtgaaatcatcatgttTGGAATACCATAGCCCAAAATCTAGAGTACCTTGAATTTACTTGAAAATTCGTTTTACAACATTTAGATGAGATTCTCTAGGAGCAGATTGATAGCGTGAAACGAAACATATAGCTTGCATCAAATCAGGCCTAGATGCAGTAAGATATAGCAAACTGCCTATCATGGACCGATATTCACGTTGATCAACAAGAggtgattcatcaaccttgactaacTTACACCCAGTTTCCATAGGCGTGCCAACTGGATTGCATTGGTCCATCTGAAATCTTTTTAACATCTCTTTAGCATATTTAATTTGGGATATAAACAAACCATGTTCAAGCTGAGATACTTGAATGCCCAAAAAGAAAGTTAGAGGTcctaacatagacatttcaaactcagattccaTAATAACTGAAAAACTTTGTGACAATTCATCATTAGTTGacccaaatatgatatcatccacataaatTTGAATAGCCAAGAGATCATCATTTATTGTTTTAGTATACAATGTACTATctacactacctttagtaaaaccttTTGAAATCAAATGTGAATCAAGTCTAGAATACCAAGCACGaggtgcttgtttcaagccatagAGTGCCTTTTTTAGTCTATACACATGATCTGGATGTTCAGAAGATTCaaaaccttctggttgctccatgtaaacttcttcttccagatagccatttaagaatgttgttttaacatccatttgatagactgtAAATTTTTCAAATGAAGCATAAGCAAGAAACATTCTTATGGACTCCAACtgagctacaggagcaaaggtttcaccaaagTCAACTCCTTCTTGTTGAGTGTATCCTTTACACACAAacctggctttgtttcttaccacttttcCTGATTCATCTAACTTATTTCGGAAAATCCATTTGCCTCCTATTACATTTTTACCATCAGGGcgaggaacaagttcccaagtttcatttttttcaatttgacCAATTTCATCTTTCATAGCATTTAACTAGAATGTATCACTTAATGCATCTGAAGCATTTTTAGGTTCAAATTCTGTTACTAGACAAAAATGCTCAGCCATTTGAGCTTGCTCTACCTGTTTGGCTTTTCCACGGGTTAATATACCTGCATCTTTATTACCAATAACCAGAGTTTCCAGATGCCTTTTTGTGATTATTCTTGAAGGTGTTTTATGAGGTATTTCTACTCTAGAATCTAAAATTTCCTCTTCTTTGTTTGAATTTGTTACTACTAGTCTAGTGTCAATAGATTCAACTGAAGCTGAGACATTTCTAAGTTCTAGATCGGATTCCTCTTCAACACTTTGAACTTGAGTTTTAGAcatattcaaattttcatcaaatatcacatttACAAATTCAACCATTCTTTTTAGGCGTTTGTTGAAACACTTATAAGCTTTGCTATTTGAAGAATAACCGAGAAAGATTCCTCATCAGATTTTGACTGAAAGCTATCCAGATAATCAGAATCATTTTTAATGTAGCACTTGCATCTAAAAATTCTTAAGTGCTTAACAGATGTTGTTTTTCCATGCCAGAGTTCATACGGAGTACATGCAGTCCTTATTCTAATTTGAACCCTATTTAGTATATACACAGTTGTGTgaacagcttctttccaatatttATGAGACAGATTAGATTCATTAAGCATAGTTCTTGCCATTTCTTTtacagttctattttttctttctaccaccccattctgttgaggtgtacgAGTAGCAGAATATTGTCTTTTGataccatgtttttcacaatattcAATAAAATCttgagaagtaaattcacctcccttatctgatcttaagcattttagtTTCAAGTCAGACtctttttcaaccatttttctaaaGATTTTAAACCTCTCAAAAGCGTCTGATTTATATTTGAGAAAGGTTACCCATACCATTATGGTGTAGTCATCTACGAACAacataaagtatttttctccattcAGGGACTGAGTtttagtaggaccacataaatctgtgtgGACTAATTCTAATGGCCTTGAAGATAAAAACTCCTTAGATTTGAAGGATGATTTAGTTTGTTTGCCTTTTACACATTCACTGCAAACAAAGTTTGTAGGTCTACTAATTAGAGGTAGACCTCAAACATTTTTATGTTTGTTGATtctgatcatattatcaaaatttacatgaccgaatctcttgtgccataaccagtttTCATCTATGTGACTCATAAGACATATGTATGCACTTTGTTTTTGACTTGTGGAGTCAGACAAATTATATAAGTTACCAGGTGTCCTCAAACCATTAGCTATTATTTTCCCTGACTTTTTCTTAATAACACAACTGTAAGAGTTAAACACAACTTGATGTCCACTATCACAAATCTGACTAATGCTTAGCaagttatattttaatccttcCACATAGTAGACATCATTAATAGGCGTGTCTTTGTTTATCATAACTGTTCCTGTTCCAGTAATGTATAGACCTGTGTTATCACCAAATTTAACAAAACCCCCTGGATGATTTTCCAAAATAGAAAATTTGTTTTTGTCCCCTATCATATGATGGGAACATCCGATGTCCAAAACCCAAATGGCAGATTTAGTGGATATCAGGGTTGTTTGAACAAGCATAGATTGTTCAAGTTTTGGTCTCCACACTTTTGCAGGtctttgtagcattttgcagtAATTTGAAGTGTGGCCATATTGAAAACATGTAAAGCATCTTATGTTTCTGATAGCACCAAAAAATTGTTTATGACCAAAAGTAGGAGTTTTAGTAAATCTGCAAGTGTTTACTTTATGCCCAAACAGATTGCAAAAATGACAATAGCCATGAAAAAACCTGTTATTAGGAAACTGATTTCTATTTGCTGCTACAAAATTTTGATGTGAAGTTTCACCCTTTTCAGTAGTAACTTCAAAATGTTTTTGATTTTCAAGAGTATATACTTGTTTTTGCAACTTACTAATTTCTTGTTCTTTGTCTTCAATAAGCCTTTTCTGAGTTTCAATGACCTTGTTAGCATTAACTAGATCAAGTTGTAAAATCTTATTTGAATCGTCATAAGCAGttacaaatttcttaagtcttttaaCCTCTTGAAGAGCACAAAGAAgctcttcttcaagatctacatcttctatttcaaaatcagaatttgtttcagattttggtTTTTCAAATTCAACTTCAGTCATAAATAGTGTTTCACAACCATCACCATTTGACTCATCTGATTCATCTTCAGAGTCTTCTTTTGTCATAAGATTCTTCTTTTTAAAGTTGTTCAACCTTTTGTTAGGATTCCAGGGTTTCTTAAATGATTtttcatatttgtcttcatctttacTTAGATCTAGATATGGACATTTCGCTGCAAAATGTCCAATTTTACCACAACCAAAACATTTAAATTTTCCTTGAAACTTTTTCTTGAGTTTCCTAACCAATAAAGCTTCAAAAACATCAGATAACTCAGATTCACTATCTTCCTGTTTCTCAACTTTAAAAGTTGTTTCCTTAGAGGTAGAAAGGGTATTACCAATTCTCATTTCATAGGCAATAAGTATACTTTGAAGCTTATGCATGGTCATTTGAGAAAAATGTTTCTTTTCTTCAAGAGCAGAtattttagtttcaaattttggtAATAACGTTCTAACTACTTTGGCAACCACATcatgttcatcaatttcctcaccaAGGCCCTTTCGGGCATTTACAATTTCATCAATACGAAGAAAATAGCTTGCTACtgtttcatcattattcatcttcAAAGCATCAAACTGATTTTTTAATGTAATCAATTTAGATTCTTTAACCTTTTCATCACCTTGATAAATGGATTCAAGATTTGTCCATACCTCATTTGCTGATTTGAAGTACATTACTTTAACAAATACTTCTTTTGATAACCCACATAGTATTGCAAAGCGTGCCCTTTTATCCAGTTCATATTTGGTCTTCTCATCTGCATTAGTAGGTATAGCAAACGATACAGTATACTTGTTAGAAACTACCTCCCACATTCTGACATCAAGTGAATGAATGAATGCTTCCATTTTAACTTGCCAAAAGGTATAGTCAGTGCCATCAAATAAAGGTGCTCTAGTAAGCGAGGCTCCCTCGGCTTAAGACACCTTACTTTCAAAAGACTAGGATCAGTCCTAAGAAAAACCTATGGGATAGACCTATGAGGActcctacgctctgataccaattgttgaaagcAGATGTACTccgagagggggagggggtgaatcagagtacCAGATAAAACTCACAAAATGGTAACCTGGTTTACATTTACAAAACAGAATGGTTGTACAAAGATATGAAGCTAGGAAAGCTTGAAATAAATAGTTATCTTGCCGAAACAATTTAAGGACAACTAATATAATAAAACTGAACAGATTGAACAAGATAGAAATAACAGAGCGTAATCTAGAAATGACCACAAATACGACACATCATTTGTGCTGAGTGGAAACCCTCAAGATCCAAATAGATCTCATCATAGGGAGAAAACCACTCCAATCCTTTTATTCATATCAACCCAATACATCCAGTTTAGCAGCCCTGCTGGAAGGAGCTTCAACCCCTCAACCTTACAAAATCAGAAAGAGGTTCATGAAAATACAGTTGCACATGTCTGCAACTATATTTTGATAAACCAATTTATTACAAGACTTCTTCAGATTTTCAATATCTTCTTCGCCACAAAATTCTGAACCAATTCAACACACGTCTTCCAAACCTTCTACACATATTTATATAATATCTATGTACAggtagaagtttttttttttggttactttCTGTAACTCTTAACCAACTTAGTTATTATGAAAAATAGTTTTGGTAACCATCTATTACACACACTCCGGTTACATCTTGACCCATATTTATATTTTCAAGTGAGCAATGTGAAAAACTAATAATTAACCAACAATGAAGTCTTTTGTCATTTGTTAACAATTGAACATTCCCTCAATGCAATCATATAATTATTTGGAATCCACCCGGAACACTTAACTCAACTTACTTTCCAAGCTTACTCAACCACGGTGCACAGTTAAGTTGCCATGTAAAAGCTAAATAATAAACTCGGTTAAAAACATGTAACATCcacttgtcatcaaggacaaaacattaACAGATGAGGTCAACATAACAAGCGATATAGGAATAAGGATCTTGAACCTTGGGTAGTAAAATGTATATGCTCTGGAGTTGTTTGTCTGGAAAAGGAGATAGAATTATTGATGTAAGATGGGTAGCTTTCCATTCGAGAATGAAAGACAAAGGGCCGGCAATATTCCATTGCCAATTCCCCATGTCCTTTATTCCCAGTCAAATAAGATACTACAAAATTTCATTCTAGTTACCCATTCACACCTGTATATTCAACTTATTTTTTATTCTCTTTCTGGACTGTAACAATGGAAGAGCATCATTGGACTATCTCTTAAAATACTCTCATAAATTCTATGCACATCAAGCAAAATGTTTACATATGTATTTATAATGTCAAATTGAGAATTGAGAATTTTGATTCCTCACAATGGTACTATTATAGGTTTGTAATGAGGAGTACAATGCTGTAATCATATTTTATGATAAAAGAGTGTATACAAATTGAGTAGGACAAACAGTTGTGCAACAGAGGTAAGACAATTCAGCCTTTGCCCCTCAAGAAGCTTATCATTTATAAAATTTAGTACTTGTGAGGAAGAAAGAAAATTTCATATTTCATAGACAATTGCTTTGAAATGATGATTGGGACATCAAGCAGAGATTTTGCGGCTTCTAACAGGCCAAGGAAGCCAGGTTTGTGGGTAATTTTTCTGGTTTCTGCAGCAGCTTTGATGTGCATAGTTTTGGCCATTATAGAAGCAATTCAAGTTTTTAAGCCCAATCTCAACATTCCACCTCTGAGAAACAGAAGAATCACACATCATTTTATCAAGGAAAATGAAACAGCAGCACTGAATATCAAGAGATCTCCATCAAATAAGGACTCAGAagaaaatcatgatttcttcccagtttatcaaaatttcatgttcCCTAACCCAGCTTCATCTCTGGAGAGGAAGGCAAATGAAGCATTTATTTTGGGAGCTATGGCATCCAGAGAACTAATCCAGTTATATGATTCTGATTCATTGAGTTCTACACCATGTCCAAGTTCAATAAGTAGAGTATTTGGCAAGGATTCAGGCCTTTTTTTTGTGGGTGTTCCTTGTGGGATTGAGTTTAGGTCTGTTATAACCATGAAAGCACAACCTGTCCCAAAGGATGATAAGGATCTCAATGTTCAGTTTGTCATTGAATTCCTAAGCTCTGTAGAAGATGAAAGCGGGGAAGCCACCAGAATTTTCCACTTTAATCCCAGATTGAGAGGTGATTATAGTGGTGAACCTGTCATGGAACTCAATACTGCTTATCGAGGAAATTGGGGGGTTGCACAGCGTTGCATGCAGAACAGATCGTTTCCCTGGTCTAACAGAGGTACACAATCCAATTTATTAGAAAACCATAAAAAAATTGAGAGTTTTTCTTCACTTATTGGAAGTATGAATCTTTCATGTTGAGCCTGTAAAATCATATGGTAAGTATGAATCTTTCACATTGAGCCTGTGTCCTTTGATCAGGCTGCCtcaagaaagttttttttttttttttcttctctccaaatgattacaaatttatgtcttttcatttttgtttgaattttatcTTGACTGTGTGTGATTCATTGTTTAGTGGATGGACAGGTCCCATGTGAGGGATGGAGGGAGTTTCCATTTGTAGAGAATCGGATGTTTGAGCTCAAAATTGAAAATGGATTAGAGGGATACCATATTTTTGTTGATAGAAGGCCCGTTGCCTCCTTTCCTCATAGGCCGGTCAGATTTTCTTCCTCCTTTCATCCTCTTTGGTTGTTTTAAAATCAGATGATATGCACCCACACGTTTGAAATTATAGCATTTTTCATAGTTCTCCCAACTGGAATTCATGTTTGAATCACATTGGCTCGCTCTTTATTCCAAATATCTTTGTTAAAATTTATGAGTccaaagttagatgcaaagagtatTAAAATTGATTCTTATATATATTTAGTGTacggaaaaattgatgttgaattttTTATATGAGATTGGTTCTTAAATAATAAAATCAAAGTAAGTAATTAGAAAAAGGTTATTAAGTGGTAAGAGTTAAAGTACTAGGAGGTTGTGGAGAATCATGTTTATTTAAGTTTTCCTTTAACATTAGGGATATCTTGGTCATCAAGAATAGGCTCCCAATTAATAATCAtactctttttcattttcttcttgaacAAGAGATTAAGTGTCATGAATATGAGAAATAATCAAAACAAGGCATGGAAATTAGCTAGCATTCAACTATCTAGAAGCATCTCAATCACCAAGCTTAGAAGTGGTTGAAGATGGTCGAGATGGTTGAGACCAACAATGAGTAGATCAATTCATGACACTTCTTAGAGGGTTCAAGAAGTATGTGATAGAGTCAAGCCCATCACAAGCATTTTGACTACATCCACATTGATTTCTAGGAGGAAAGTGACTTGTGTAGAAGGTGGAGTCAATGGAATTCTAACAATCATACACAGGTTATTGCCTCAATTATCCAAAAATACTTTGAGGTATGCCACTTGAAGTGCACAACTTTGTTTGTTTGTACAACAAACCATAGCCTTAACGTAGATATAGATATGTATATTAACTAAACAACCAAAGAGTCTAGAAAGGTCTTTGTTTTTTCAAATGTTGAAAAGAATTTCCACTTTGGAAACATGCCAAATTTGGGTGAACTTATGAGGAAAATTAGCCTTTTGACTAGAAGAGTCATATGTTAAGAAAACGGCTCAAGCTTTAAAGGCTTACAGGAGTTATGATTCTAATTCTAAGCAACCTAAGGTCTAGGACAAAACTAAACAAGGTGCTTGAGATTTTTCAATTGACTAGTAATAGACAACAATGATTGACTACACCTAACTGAGTTAATCTAGTATTGATAAGAGGACCTTGATAGAGAATACAACAAGCAAAGTGGACAAGTTTTGACTCAATGATAGCTGATCAAGCAATCTGAAATTTATATTGCCAAGTATCCAAAGAAGATTATTAAAGCCAATGATAATATATCTGTGTAACCATGTGCAGGTGTGGAGAGAGATGGGTATATCCCTTGCATGATCTATGATTATGAAATGTATATCTAGATATCATTTCCAATCTTTCTACCAAGGTTTAAAGCTTCTCACTCCAATTTCATGATATGAAGAATAGAATCAATAATGGTCTAATAAAACTCAAAATCCTCATTGGAAAGATTGTATGTCTTTATCTCTAACCATGAAAGAAAACTCTTGGTAGTCCTAGAAAATATACTAGGAAGAGTCTTGATACCTGTATGCCCAAAGAAGATTGTTAAATTCATTTATGATTTAGCTTTGTAACAATGTGGTGTGGAGAGAGATGAGCATATGCCTTACATGATTTGTAATTGTGAAATGGTATATGTAGATACAATTTCCAATCTTTCCACAAAGTTTGAAACTTCTCATCCAATTTCGTGACAAATATGAAGAGGAATAGAAGAAATAATGCTTTAAAACAAACTCAAAATACTCATTAGAAAGCATGTATTTCTTAGCCTTTGGCTAAACGAGAAAAAATCTTGGTAGTCCTAAAAAA from Cryptomeria japonica chromosome 3, Sugi_1.0, whole genome shotgun sequence harbors:
- the LOC131070425 gene encoding hydroxyproline O-galactosyltransferase GALT2 isoform X5 produces the protein MMIGTSSRDFAASNRPRKPGLWVIFLVSAAALMCIVLAIIEAIQVFKPNLNIPPLRNRRITHHFIKENETAALNIKRSPSNKDSEENHDFFPVYQNFMFPNPASSLERKANEAFILGAMASRELIQLYDSDSLSSTPCPSSISRVFGKDSGLFFVGVPCGIEFRSVITMKAQPVPKDDKDLNVQFVIEFLSSVEDESGEATRIFHFNPRLRGDYSGEPVMELNTAYRGNWGVAQRCMQNRSFPWSNRVDGQVPCEGWREFPFVENRMFELKIENGLEGYHIFVDRRPVASFPHRPGFPLNDILSISVKEDIQVENIDAYSLPSIAQTISLGKLAVQRQDPKAQTILQPSGHPHIFVGIISASNNFAQRMAIRRTWLRSHTIQASFQAAAFFFVALDIDKDINVQLKKESDYYGDMVILPYIDHYHLLVLKTLAIVEFGIFKMEDVSMGIWVLKYNETMVKLGQELGVRYEDNWRFSQSGCTEGYLSAHYQSPRQMLCLWEKLNVGSSQCCHI
- the LOC131070425 gene encoding hydroxyproline O-galactosyltransferase GALT5 isoform X3 → MMIGTSSRDFAASNRPRKPGLWVIFLVSAAALMCIVLAIIEAIQVFKPNLNIPPLRNRRITHHFIKENETAALNIKRSPSNKDSEENHDFFPVYQNFMFPNPASSLERKANEAFILGAMASRELIQLYDSDSLSSTPCPSSISRVFGKDSGLFFVGVPCGIEFRSVITMKAQPVPKDDKDLNVQFVIEFLSSVEDESGEATRIFHFNPRLRGDYSGEPVMELNTAYRGNWGVAQRCMQNRSFPWSNRVDGQVPCEGWREFPFVENRMFELKIENGLEGYHIFVDRRPVASFPHRPGFPLNDILSISVKEDIQVENIDAYSLPSIAQTISLGKLAVQRQDPKAQTILQPSGHPHIFVGIISASNNFAQRMAIRRTWLRSHTIQASFQAAAFFFVALDIDKDINVQLKKESDYYGDMVILPYIDHYHLLVLKTLAIVEFGVKNMSSKYIMKCDDDTYVNMDAVVNKLNETGDKQSLFMGLFNWGQGPEREGKWAVTYEEWPDMLYPPYANGPAYIISKDIGEFIISSHKNHSLEFYFVDIQDGGCEHGHMGFEIQ
- the LOC131070425 gene encoding hydroxyproline O-galactosyltransferase GALT2 isoform X6 → MMIGTSSRDFAASNRPRKPGLWVIFLVSAAALMCIVLAIIEAIQVFKPNLNIPPLRNRRITHHFIKENETAALNIKRSPSNKDSEENHDFFPVYQNFMFPNPASSLERKANEAFILGAMASRELIQLYDSDSLSSTPCPSSISRVFGKDSGLFFVGVPCGIEFRSVITMKAQPVPKDDKDLNVQFVIEFLSSVEDESGEATRIFHFNPRLRGDYSGEPVMELNTAYRGNWGVAQRCMQNRSFPWSNRVDGQVPCEGWREFPFVENRMFELKIENGLEGYHIFVDRRPVASFPHRPGFPLNDILSISVKEDIQVENIDAYSLPSIAQTISLGKLAVQRQDPKAQTILQPSGHPHIFVGIISASNNFAQRMAIRRTWLRSHTIQASFQAAAFFFVALDIDKDINVQLKKESDYYGDMVILPYIDHYHLLVLKTLAIVEFGEWPDMLYPPYANGPAYIISKDIGEFIISSHKNHSLEFYFVDIQDGGCEHGHMGFEIQ
- the LOC131070425 gene encoding hydroxyproline O-galactosyltransferase GALT2 isoform X4; translation: MMIGTSSRDFAASNRPRKPGLWVIFLVSAAALMCIVLAIIEAIQVFKPNLNIPPLRNRRITHHFIKENETAALNIKRSPSNKDSEENHDFFPVYQNFMFPNPASSLERKANEAFILGAMASRELIQLYDSDSLSSTPCPSSISRVFGKDSGLFFVGVPCGIEFRSVITMKAQPVPKDDKDLNVQFVIEFLSSVEDESGEATRIFHFNPRLRGDYSGEPVMELNTAYRGNWGVAQRCMQNRSFPWSNRVDGQVPCEGWREFPFVENRMFELKIENGLEGYHIFVDRRPVASFPHRPGFPLNDILSISVKEDIQVENIDAYSLPSIAQTISLGKLAVQRQDPKAQTILQPSGHPHIFVGIISASNNFAQRMAIRRTWLRSHTIQASFQAAAFFFVALDIDKDINVQLKKESDYYGDMVILPYIDHYHLLVLKTLAIVEFGEWPDMLYPPYANGPAYIISKDIGEFIISSHKNHSLEIFKMEDVSMGIWVLKYNETMVKLGQELGVRYEDNWRFSQSGCTEGYLSAHYQSPRQMLCLWEKLNVGSSQCCHI